In [Leptolyngbya] sp. PCC 7376, a genomic segment contains:
- a CDS encoding phosphoribosylanthranilate isomerase, which yields MRLKICGLTRVDQAVAIAEMGATDIGFICVKKSPRYITPENIKPIAQTLPENVGKVGVFANQSPEEIADIAKASHLSTVQLHSDESPEFCQQVRKLLPNLEIIKALRVRDRQTLIAAKDYETVVDALLLDAYHPEQLGGTGHTINWEDLQTFRPSIPWLLAGGLKPDNIQQALTQLQPDGIDLSSGVEDSPGQKNLQKVAMLIEQLAALQA from the coding sequence ATGCGCTTAAAAATTTGTGGTTTAACGCGAGTGGATCAAGCGGTGGCGATCGCCGAAATGGGTGCAACTGATATCGGTTTTATCTGCGTTAAAAAATCTCCTCGATATATCACCCCTGAAAACATCAAACCCATTGCTCAAACCCTCCCCGAAAACGTTGGGAAAGTTGGAGTCTTTGCGAATCAAAGTCCTGAGGAAATTGCAGACATTGCCAAAGCGTCTCACCTGAGCACTGTCCAGCTCCATAGTGATGAATCTCCTGAATTTTGTCAGCAAGTTCGAAAACTCCTGCCCAATCTCGAAATCATTAAGGCTCTAAGGGTGCGCGATCGCCAAACCCTCATTGCAGCTAAAGATTATGAAACCGTTGTTGATGCGCTATTACTTGATGCCTATCATCCAGAACAGTTAGGCGGAACTGGACACACCATTAACTGGGAAGATTTGCAGACATTCCGACCCAGTATTCCTTGGCTCTTGGCTGGGGGTCTAAAACCCGACAATATCCAGCAAGCCCTAACGCAGTTACAACCCGATGGCATTGATTTATCTAGCGGTGTAGAGGACTCACCTGGTCAAAAAAATCTTCAGAAAGTCGCGATGCTGATCGAACAACTCGCAGCCTTACAAGCTTGA
- the trpC gene encoding indole-3-glycerol phosphate synthase TrpC, with translation MSVQIRRQHPSRPINVSILQYQVALPDAKPQHILEEIVWHKELEVEQMRDKMPLLQLRKLVNTLPPAKDFLSALVNGKNNPALIAEVKKASPSKGVIREDFDPVAIAKAYEAGGASCLSVLTDQKFFQGSFDNLKLVREAVDLPLLCKEFIIYPYQIFKARSFGADAVLLIAAILSDQDLEYYVKITRSLGMTALVEVHTAEELDRVLAVDGVNLIGINNRNLEDFSVNIETTTMLMETRSAELKAKGARVVSESGIHSPIDLMMVREAGAKAVLVGESLVKQPDPKQAITDLFEL, from the coding sequence ATGTCTGTCCAAATCCGCCGTCAACACCCCAGTCGCCCCATCAATGTCAGTATTTTGCAATACCAAGTGGCTCTGCCGGATGCGAAACCCCAGCATATTCTCGAAGAAATCGTTTGGCACAAAGAGCTTGAAGTTGAGCAGATGCGCGACAAGATGCCTCTACTGCAACTCCGTAAACTAGTAAACACTCTGCCACCTGCAAAGGATTTTTTATCTGCTCTCGTAAACGGTAAAAACAATCCAGCCCTTATCGCCGAGGTCAAAAAAGCCTCTCCCAGTAAAGGAGTGATTCGCGAAGATTTCGACCCAGTAGCGATCGCCAAAGCCTACGAAGCAGGTGGTGCAAGCTGTTTGTCTGTTTTAACCGATCAGAAATTCTTTCAAGGCAGCTTTGACAATCTCAAACTAGTCCGAGAAGCCGTTGATCTACCGCTTCTCTGCAAAGAATTCATCATCTATCCCTACCAAATTTTTAAAGCCCGTAGCTTTGGTGCTGACGCAGTGCTCCTAATTGCTGCGATCTTGTCTGACCAAGACCTCGAATACTACGTCAAAATCACCCGCAGTCTAGGGATGACAGCCCTCGTTGAAGTGCATACAGCGGAAGAATTAGACCGAGTTTTGGCAGTTGATGGTGTGAATCTGATTGGCATTAATAACCGTAACCTCGAAGATTTTTCCGTCAATATCGAAACCACAACGATGTTGATGGAAACCCGGAGTGCTGAGCTGAAGGCGAAAGGGGCGCGGGTCGTTAGTGAATCTGGTATTCACAGTCCCATTGACCTCATGATGGTGCGGGAAGCTGGTGCAAAAGCAGTACTAGTCGGTGAATCTCTCGTCAAGCAACCTGATCCGAAACAGGCGATCACCGATCTATTCGAGCTTTAA
- the csaB gene encoding polysaccharide pyruvyl transferase CsaB, translating to MRKVVLCGYYGQGNAGDEALLVTLLQMLPSDVTPIVLSHNPQTTTAAYGVQAVKHKSLDALKAIATANGFVWGGGSLMQDVSSLASPIYYGALMKFAQLLGKKTIAWGQGIGPLNSAIAQWITRLCLKSCKAVSVRDLGSATLLRSWRIQHFLAPDPVWALAGIPLDQDLDFPHPRIAVNLRSHQTLTPEKLDVIIEALKIFQKKLGASIILVPFQDSQDGAIAEQIYQELDASRAIIRIDKPQKFKSLFEQVDFLIGMRLHSLIIASSAGCACSALSYDPKVTQLQNQCSIPGFELDTLPRDSAAIAQTWLQHYEASQHQNSSDINAIKQDVQQHIELLSLLS from the coding sequence ATGAGAAAGGTTGTGTTGTGTGGCTATTACGGTCAGGGGAATGCGGGGGATGAGGCTCTGTTGGTAACGCTTTTACAGATGTTGCCGAGTGATGTGACGCCCATTGTTTTATCTCACAATCCCCAAACCACAACAGCAGCCTATGGGGTTCAGGCAGTCAAACATAAATCTCTAGACGCTCTAAAGGCGATCGCCACGGCGAATGGTTTTGTGTGGGGTGGCGGCAGTTTGATGCAGGATGTCAGTAGCTTGGCCAGCCCGATTTACTATGGCGCATTGATGAAATTCGCTCAGCTCCTTGGCAAAAAAACAATTGCTTGGGGACAGGGGATTGGGCCTCTTAATTCGGCGATCGCCCAGTGGATTACTCGGTTGTGCCTCAAATCTTGTAAAGCGGTGAGTGTGCGCGATTTGGGTTCTGCGACTCTCCTCAGATCTTGGCGCATCCAACATTTTCTCGCGCCCGATCCAGTGTGGGCATTGGCAGGTATCCCTCTCGATCAAGATCTAGATTTTCCACATCCGCGTATTGCTGTAAATCTGCGCTCACACCAGACTCTCACACCTGAGAAATTAGATGTCATCATCGAAGCTTTAAAAATTTTTCAAAAAAAATTGGGTGCAAGTATTATCCTTGTTCCGTTTCAAGACAGTCAGGATGGGGCGATCGCCGAACAAATCTATCAGGAGCTTGATGCTTCTAGAGCCATTATTCGCATTGATAAGCCACAAAAATTTAAGAGTCTCTTTGAGCAGGTAGATTTTTTAATTGGGATGCGGTTGCACAGTCTCATTATTGCGAGTTCGGCGGGATGTGCTTGCTCTGCCCTTAGCTATGACCCAAAAGTGACCCAACTCCAAAACCAATGTTCGATACCCGGTTTTGAATTAGACACACTACCGCGAGATTCGGCGGCGATCGCCCAGACATGGCTACAACATTACGAAGCGAGTCAACATCAAAATTCGTCCGACATTAACGCCATTAAACAAGATGTACAGCAACACATTGAATTGCTTTCACTGCTGTCCTAA
- a CDS encoding photosystem II protein Y, translating to MDFRIVIVLAPLAIAASWAIFNIGAAALNQLSNMRGE from the coding sequence ATGGACTTTCGTATTGTTATTGTATTGGCTCCTTTAGCGATCGCTGCATCTTGGGCAATCTTCAACATTGGTGCTGCTGCACTCAACCAACTCAGTAACATGCGTGGCGAATAG
- a CDS encoding IS1 family transposase (programmed frameshift) — protein sequence MTIHCPQCNAQDIIKSGFAKNRQRFKCKQCNYQFTSFSKERGKPLWMKLEAVLMYMSGMSMNATAKILGVSAQSVLNWVRDFGEANYEKPTPESAVVVELDELWHFIQGEKNKLWVWKAYDRNTGRLIDWELGSRDSRTLGHLLERFSQWQITVYCTDNWKPYQQLLENHPDAFHVISKKETIAIERNNSDNRHWFARFHRRTKVVSKSKHMVDLSMALFAKFRVNGSIELLRNWRLTLLS from the exons ATGACAATTCACTGTCCCCAATGTAATGCTCAAGACATCATCAAAAGTGGATTCGCTAAAAATCGTCAACGATTTAAGTGTAAGCAGTGCAATTATCAATTTACAAGCTTTTCTAAAGAGCGGGGCAAGCCTCTCTGGATGAAATTAGAAGCTGTATTGATGTATATGAGTGGTATGTCCATGAATGCGACAGCCAAGATTCTCGGTGTATCAGCTCAATCAGTGCTCAATTGGGTAAGAGATTTCGGTGAAGCCAATTATGAAAAGCCCACTCCTGAGTCTGCTGTCGTGGTGGAGCTAGATGAGCTATGGCATTTTATCCAAG GAGAAAAAAACAAACTTTGGGTCTGGAAAGCATATGACCGTAATACTGGGCGACTCATTGACTGGGAATTGGGAAGTCGTGATAGTCGAACTTTAGGTCATTTACTAGAGCGGTTCTCGCAATGGCAAATCACTGTCTATTGCACCGATAATTGGAAACCCTATCAACAGCTATTAGAGAATCACCCAGATGCTTTTCATGTCATTAGCAAGAAAGAGACAATAGCAATTGAGAGAAACAACTCAGACAATCGCCATTGGTTTGCTCGGTTTCATCGCAGGACGAAGGTCGTCTCTAAATCAAAACACATGGTGGACTTGAGCATGGCACTGTTTGCGAAATTTAGAGTGAATGGAAGTATTGAGCTACTGCGCAATTGGCGTTTAACATTACTCTCTTAA
- a CDS encoding glycerate kinase, producing MDIAEILAGWLAGQTPQMTDYEKLLAAAQQHPEQAAGLDCELSVAGIAARAKEFVAIAPKIIQLSKSMQYTNEPAILRTLWELWLPLAAQLRAARQQQDQPLIQGILGGQGTGKTTISRMLQGILHHWNYPCISISIDDLYKTYAERQKLLETQPRLIWRGPPGTHDIDTGLEVLMQLQRANIDDKIAIPRFDKSLHQGQGDRVDPENVEPAEIILFEGWFVGCRPADPQVFEQPPTPIDTSEDKQFAREMNEALQAYLPLWEKLDRLMVLYPEDYRLSKQWRKDAEHNMMAQGKSGMDDAEIDDFVDYFWRSLHPELFITPLTKNSAWTDLVIEIDAEHRPCAIYRPTTDK from the coding sequence ATGGATATTGCCGAAATTTTGGCGGGATGGTTAGCGGGACAAACGCCTCAGATGACTGATTACGAAAAGCTCTTGGCTGCAGCACAACAGCATCCAGAGCAGGCAGCAGGTCTGGATTGTGAACTGAGTGTGGCGGGTATTGCAGCGAGGGCAAAGGAGTTTGTGGCGATCGCCCCCAAAATTATCCAGCTCAGCAAATCGATGCAATATACTAACGAGCCAGCCATTTTAAGAACGCTTTGGGAGCTATGGTTACCGTTAGCCGCACAGTTAAGAGCTGCAAGACAGCAGCAAGATCAACCGCTTATCCAAGGCATCCTCGGTGGGCAGGGCACAGGTAAAACCACCATTAGTCGGATGCTACAAGGAATTTTGCATCATTGGAATTATCCTTGTATCTCCATTTCCATCGATGACCTCTACAAAACCTACGCTGAACGCCAAAAACTCTTAGAAACTCAACCACGCTTAATTTGGCGGGGCCCTCCTGGAACCCACGATATTGATACGGGTTTAGAGGTTTTAATGCAGCTTCAGCGGGCAAATATTGACGATAAAATTGCGATTCCGAGATTCGATAAGTCTTTGCATCAAGGGCAGGGCGATCGCGTTGACCCAGAAAATGTGGAGCCAGCAGAAATTATTTTATTTGAGGGTTGGTTTGTGGGATGTCGGCCAGCCGATCCACAGGTTTTTGAGCAGCCACCAACGCCCATTGATACGTCTGAGGACAAACAGTTCGCGCGGGAGATGAACGAAGCGTTACAGGCTTATTTACCTCTATGGGAAAAGCTGGATAGATTGATGGTGCTATATCCGGAGGATTATCGGCTGAGCAAACAATGGCGCAAGGATGCAGAACATAACATGATGGCTCAAGGGAAATCAGGCATGGATGACGCGGAAATTGATGATTTCGTCGATTATTTCTGGCGATCGCTCCATCCAGAACTATTTATCACTCCCCTAACAAAAAATTCGGCTTGGACAGATTTGGTAATCGAGATCGATGCAGAACACCGCCCTTGTGCCATTTATCGTCCGACAACTGATAAATAA
- a CDS encoding helix-turn-helix transcriptional regulator, producing the protein MAMEKTATQAALSEREIQIVDLVAVGLTNHEIAKQLEISKRTVDNHISNILTKTATENRVSLVRWALQWGKVCLDKVNCCTLPNGSAIAE; encoded by the coding sequence ATGGCAATGGAGAAAACGGCGACTCAAGCAGCTTTATCAGAAAGAGAAATTCAGATCGTTGATCTTGTAGCAGTCGGTTTAACCAACCATGAGATCGCCAAGCAATTGGAGATCAGTAAACGCACTGTTGACAATCACATCAGTAATATTTTGACTAAAACAGCGACAGAAAATCGTGTATCCCTTGTGCGTTGGGCATTGCAGTGGGGTAAGGTTTGTCTCGATAAGGTCAACTGCTGTACTCTGCCAAATGGTTCGGCGATCGCTGAGTAA
- a CDS encoding OST-HTH/LOTUS domain-containing protein — translation MVTSKKLQDDYFKRVGRNVVEYKRIEKLLKIILPILEIFANHENLNSSKFKLATLGHLINQFIEKIEVKVELLECEEQDNINTLSSLEKSVYDDFRELVQARNQLIHCSDSLPNTEEEYQIQIKELDYYYDKASTFSTSLINYMLVISAIVNSLCEYKDSKIYTTYLILKENLPGDTVFIDFVNPWETTWFKTQIIEYVLMAEKKFRNPYGWTSLSHAGNFIRQSDKNITPRRYGLSKLKDVLIISGLFNFYSVNNQLFYKSKYCCITWKSERKLEQCTIHIK, via the coding sequence ATGGTCACCTCAAAAAAGCTACAGGACGATTATTTCAAAAGAGTTGGTCGCAATGTAGTGGAATATAAACGTATAGAAAAACTGCTGAAGATCATACTTCCTATTTTAGAAATCTTCGCAAATCATGAAAATCTTAATTCATCAAAATTCAAGCTGGCAACCCTTGGACATTTAATCAATCAATTCATTGAAAAGATAGAAGTAAAGGTTGAATTATTAGAATGTGAAGAACAAGATAATATCAATACTCTTTCATCTCTTGAAAAATCTGTTTATGATGACTTTAGAGAACTAGTTCAAGCCCGCAATCAGCTAATTCATTGTTCAGACTCGCTCCCAAATACTGAAGAAGAATATCAAATACAAATAAAAGAGTTAGATTACTACTATGACAAAGCATCTACTTTCAGCACCAGTCTTATTAATTATATGCTTGTAATCAGTGCTATCGTAAATAGCCTGTGTGAATATAAAGACTCGAAGATCTACACAACATATTTAATACTCAAAGAAAACTTGCCTGGAGACACGGTTTTTATTGACTTTGTTAATCCTTGGGAAACAACATGGTTTAAAACTCAGATTATCGAGTATGTCCTGATGGCAGAAAAGAAATTCAGAAACCCATATGGTTGGACAAGTTTATCCCATGCGGGAAACTTTATTCGGCAGTCTGATAAAAATATTACACCGCGAAGATACGGTTTATCAAAATTAAAAGATGTTCTGATCATATCGGGATTATTTAATTTTTATTCAGTGAATAATCAACTTTTTTATAAGAGTAAATATTGTTGTATAACTTGGAAATCTGAGAGAAAGCTTGAACAATGCACTATTCACATAAAGTAG
- a CDS encoding IS982 family transposase: MSSLEALFCHVDDFCQVFEPLWHQALLSSGKKYRRRQRSLSLSEVMTILIAFHQSHYRNFKHFYLIKVKCDWQQEFPLAVSYQRFVTWILSSLIPLCTYLRRCFGQYTGISFIDATSIKVCHNRRISQHRVFEGCAARGKTSVGWFFGFKLHLVINERGELLNVQVTPGNTDDRQPIVELWQDLWGKVFADKGYVSQSLAQHLQEEHEVTLMAKPRRNMKHHLMVYQNKLFARKRALIETVIDQLKNISQIEHSRHRSPTNFCVNLLCGLIAYCHQPKKPSLQLD, translated from the coding sequence ATGTCCAGTCTAGAGGCTCTGTTTTGCCATGTTGATGATTTCTGCCAAGTCTTTGAACCCTTATGGCATCAAGCGTTACTCAGCTCTGGCAAAAAATACCGTCGCCGTCAGAGAAGCCTCAGTCTGAGTGAGGTGATGACTATTCTCATTGCTTTCCATCAATCTCACTATCGAAATTTCAAGCATTTCTATCTCATCAAGGTGAAATGCGATTGGCAACAAGAGTTTCCTCTAGCTGTGAGCTATCAACGCTTTGTGACATGGATACTTTCGAGCTTGATTCCTCTCTGTACATATCTGCGACGATGCTTCGGACAATACACTGGTATTAGCTTCATTGATGCCACCAGCATCAAGGTTTGCCATAATCGCCGTATCTCTCAACACCGTGTTTTTGAAGGTTGCGCGGCAAGGGGCAAGACTTCGGTGGGATGGTTCTTCGGCTTCAAACTACACCTGGTCATCAATGAGCGAGGAGAATTACTCAACGTCCAAGTGACGCCCGGAAATACCGATGACCGCCAACCTATAGTGGAGTTATGGCAAGACTTATGGGGTAAAGTCTTTGCCGATAAAGGCTATGTCTCACAATCTTTAGCCCAGCATCTTCAAGAGGAACATGAGGTGACCCTAATGGCTAAACCTCGTCGAAATATGAAGCATCATTTGATGGTTTATCAAAATAAACTTTTTGCTCGTAAGCGGGCTTTGATTGAGACAGTTATTGACCAACTGAAGAACATCTCACAGATTGAACATTCCCGACATCGCAGTCCCACAAACTTTTGTGTGAACTTGCTGTGTGGGCTGATTGCTTACTGCCATCAACCCAAAAAACCTTCTTTACAGCTTGATTAG
- a CDS encoding tetratricopeptide repeat protein: MVAIRWVWGLLGSAMLFAGTEMATAQELREIPIFFAQTTPQTEADRLYDEGMSFFEQGITNYQAALEKWEVALDIYQQQQNHEKIALTNLALGFVHNSLGKKQESLDYYEFALMAYRKIKDIDEEAKTLDNIGWSYNDLGEKQLALTYHQQALALRESLEDLSGEALTLNRIGLIYSDLGEKQQALDYYQQALPLSQAVGDRSGEATTLNNIGAVYDDLGEKQQALDFYQQALPLSRAVGDRTGEATALNNIGLVYDALGEKQQALDYYQQALPLRRVVGDRTGEAITLSNIGLVYDALGEKQQALDYYQQVLPLFRAVGDSAGEATSLNNIGVIYSESWEKTACSRLLSTGTQPRTKS, from the coding sequence ATGGTTGCAATCCGTTGGGTTTGGGGTCTGCTGGGGAGTGCCATGCTCTTTGCTGGAACAGAGATGGCAACTGCCCAAGAACTCCGAGAAATACCAATTTTCTTTGCTCAAACAACTCCACAAACTGAAGCTGATCGTCTTTACGATGAAGGCATGTCATTTTTTGAGCAGGGCATTACAAATTATCAAGCGGCTCTCGAAAAATGGGAAGTAGCTCTAGATATTTATCAACAGCAACAAAACCATGAAAAAATAGCTTTGACAAATCTTGCCTTGGGTTTTGTTCATAACAGTCTGGGAAAGAAACAAGAGTCTCTTGATTACTACGAATTTGCTCTCATGGCTTATCGAAAAATAAAAGATATCGATGAGGAAGCAAAAACTCTCGATAATATCGGTTGGTCTTACAACGACCTAGGGGAAAAACAATTAGCTTTAACTTATCACCAACAAGCTTTAGCTTTACGAGAGTCTTTGGAAGATTTATCTGGTGAAGCATTAACTCTAAATAGAATTGGATTGATCTATAGTGATTTAGGAGAAAAACAGCAAGCCCTCGATTATTACCAACAAGCTTTACCTTTATCGCAGGCAGTGGGCGATCGCAGCGGAGAAGCCACTACCCTCAATAATATTGGCGCAGTCTACGATGATTTAGGGGAAAAACAGCAAGCCCTCGATTTCTATCAGCAAGCACTACCCTTGTCACGGGCGGTGGGCGATCGCACTGGGGAAGCAACGGCTCTCAATAATATTGGTCTGGTTTATGATGCTTTGGGAGAAAAACAACAAGCTCTCGACTATTACCAACAAGCTTTACCCTTAAGACGAGTGGTTGGTGATCGTACGGGAGAAGCAATTACCCTCAGTAATATTGGTTTGGTTTACGATGCTTTAGGAGAAAAACAGCAAGCTCTCGACTATTATCAACAAGTTTTACCTTTATTCCGAGCGGTGGGTGATAGTGCGGGAGAAGCAACAAGCCTCAATAACATCGGAGTGATTTATTCTGAATCTTGGGAAAAAACAGCTTGCTCTCGATTACTATCAACAGGCACTCAACCTCGCACAAAAAGTTAA
- a CDS encoding radical SAM protein gives MFEQERLLFDPVTPQQNAIPLVFAFPNTYTVGITSLGYQLVWAKFSQRSDVDVRRLFTDFNEKLPSSPEIVGFSFSWELDYTNLFDLLEKLNIPLRASARKDHHPIIFGGGSVLSANPEPYADFFDVILLGDGENLLDEFIDAYQDIRGGDRLAKLKRLAQVEGIYVPSLYDVTYRSPTAEIESIEPKLTDVPAAVYKQTYRGNVLSTSTVVTEKAAWENIYMVEVVRSCPEMCRFCLASYVTLPFRVANLEKSLIPAIERGLKVTDRLGLLGASVTQHPEFESLLDYLSQPQYSDVRLSIASVRTNTVTEKLAKTLAARDTRSITIAVESGSERLREIVNKKLTDDEITTAAVNAKAGGLKAIKFYGMAGIPGEEQTDIDATIDMMLTAKKAAPGLRLTLGCSTFVPKAHTPFQWFGVNKAAKKRLQLLQKKLRSQGIEFRPESYNWSVIQALLSRGDRRLSRLLELTREYGDTLGSYKRAFKDLKGQIPPLDFYVHQQWETDQVLPWQHLHTAIPKATILKHLEESGALPEKIS, from the coding sequence TTGTTTGAACAAGAACGTCTTCTTTTTGACCCTGTTACCCCCCAGCAAAATGCGATTCCTTTAGTCTTTGCGTTTCCCAATACCTACACTGTTGGGATTACAAGCTTGGGCTATCAATTGGTGTGGGCGAAGTTTAGTCAGCGGTCTGATGTGGATGTACGGCGCTTATTTACGGATTTCAATGAGAAATTGCCGTCATCGCCCGAAATTGTCGGGTTTTCATTTTCATGGGAACTAGACTACACAAATTTATTTGACCTTCTCGAAAAGCTAAATATTCCACTGCGAGCATCGGCTCGAAAAGATCATCACCCAATTATTTTTGGGGGCGGTTCGGTACTCAGTGCGAATCCTGAACCCTATGCCGATTTTTTTGATGTGATTCTCCTCGGGGATGGCGAAAATCTTTTAGATGAGTTTATCGATGCTTATCAAGATATTCGTGGTGGCGATCGCCTTGCGAAGTTAAAACGTCTGGCGCAGGTAGAGGGAATTTATGTGCCCAGCCTGTATGACGTGACCTATCGATCACCCACAGCAGAAATTGAAAGTATCGAACCAAAACTCACTGATGTACCCGCTGCCGTTTATAAGCAAACCTATCGCGGCAATGTGCTGTCGACTTCGACCGTTGTTACCGAAAAAGCAGCCTGGGAAAATATTTATATGGTGGAGGTTGTACGGAGCTGCCCGGAAATGTGTCGCTTTTGCCTTGCTAGTTATGTCACCTTGCCGTTTCGGGTGGCAAATCTCGAAAAATCTTTAATACCAGCGATTGAACGAGGTCTGAAAGTAACGGATCGCCTTGGACTTTTAGGAGCTTCAGTTACCCAGCACCCCGAGTTTGAAAGTTTATTAGATTACTTATCGCAGCCGCAATATTCAGATGTTCGCCTCAGCATTGCGTCGGTGCGGACAAATACGGTGACGGAAAAATTAGCGAAAACTCTGGCAGCACGAGATACTCGCTCGATTACGATCGCCGTGGAAAGTGGCTCAGAGCGCTTACGGGAAATCGTAAATAAAAAACTCACGGATGACGAAATTACAACAGCAGCAGTCAATGCGAAGGCGGGTGGCCTAAAAGCGATTAAATTTTATGGGATGGCCGGAATTCCGGGTGAGGAACAGACAGATATTGATGCAACTATCGACATGATGTTGACCGCGAAAAAGGCTGCTCCTGGCCTGAGATTGACCCTTGGATGCAGCACTTTTGTGCCGAAAGCCCATACGCCTTTTCAATGGTTTGGAGTGAATAAAGCGGCAAAAAAACGTCTGCAATTGCTCCAGAAAAAGTTACGATCGCAGGGCATTGAGTTTCGTCCAGAAAGTTATAATTGGTCGGTCATTCAGGCTTTGTTATCGCGAGGCGATCGCCGCCTCTCTAGACTCCTCGAACTAACCCGAGAATATGGCGATACCTTGGGGAGTTATAAACGCGCTTTTAAAGATCTCAAAGGCCAAATTCCACCGCTAGATTTTTATGTTCATCAGCAATGGGAAACCGACCAAGTTTTACCTTGGCAACATCTCCACACAGCGATTCCAAAAGCGACGATTCTCAAACATCTGGAAGAATCTGGCGCTTTACCCGAAAAAATTTCCTAA
- a CDS encoding CHAT domain-containing protein — protein sequence MGFLLFFPYPELTLKDVEKWDLTNVDLLVLSACQTALGDELGDGKEILGLGFQMQRAGAKSAIASLWSVDDGGTQVLMNNFYAVLANEPKITKAEALRKAQVALVQNADPITGATVENSLGKNLSYPYYWSPFILIGNGL from the coding sequence ATGGGCTTTCTCCTTTTCTTTCCTTATCCAGAACTCACGTTAAAAGACGTTGAAAAATGGGATTTAACTAATGTCGATTTACTAGTGCTCAGTGCCTGTCAAACCGCATTGGGAGATGAGTTAGGTGATGGCAAAGAGATTCTAGGATTAGGGTTCCAAATGCAGCGAGCGGGCGCAAAATCAGCGATCGCCTCTCTGTGGTCAGTGGATGATGGTGGGACACAGGTACTGATGAATAATTTCTATGCAGTGCTGGCAAATGAACCCAAAATCACTAAGGCAGAAGCCCTACGAAAAGCACAGGTAGCTCTCGTGCAAAATGCTGATCCGATTACGGGTGCAACAGTAGAAAACTCCCTCGGCAAAAATTTGAGCTATCCCTATTACTGGTCGCCGTTTATTCTCATTGGCAATGGACTGTAG
- a CDS encoding permease gives MVALQHWFTLLIAQWLVSLPWLMVGVAVSSGLFLFAPRRRWEKFLPQNPWWQLLYGCGLGFLLPIGQCGLWPVVRRLLWQSGSSSLAIAFWLTSVSLNPILMFMLWRAFPENGEVFLFDLGISFGIVVIISCIFATQKQMISREQTESSVSLFRYPAIARPSLYPVAIAPIQTDSLTTSKLTILPVSRKSRISMGFYVYMRELLEWSVWLLLGCAIAAGFQLWILPQVTSNVNPWSVLLAGFASPQGFGQHFQLASQWLLRGNAGHSLGFLLGSTFVSCTSLCLMINTFRPKALMYLVLLLSLLAITLDLWLNFYVF, from the coding sequence ATGGTGGCACTACAGCATTGGTTTACGCTTCTGATCGCGCAGTGGCTTGTTTCTTTGCCGTGGCTCATGGTTGGGGTGGCTGTTTCGAGCGGATTATTTTTATTTGCGCCGCGTCGTCGTTGGGAAAAGTTTCTTCCCCAAAATCCTTGGTGGCAACTGCTCTACGGCTGTGGACTGGGGTTTTTACTACCGATTGGTCAATGTGGTTTATGGCCCGTGGTGCGGCGCTTGCTCTGGCAATCTGGGTCATCGAGTTTGGCGATCGCCTTCTGGCTGACATCTGTCTCACTAAATCCCATATTGATGTTCATGTTGTGGCGGGCATTCCCTGAGAATGGCGAGGTTTTTCTTTTTGATCTTGGGATTAGCTTTGGGATTGTCGTGATTATCAGTTGTATTTTTGCGACCCAAAAGCAAATGATTTCGCGGGAACAGACTGAATCTTCCGTCTCTTTATTTAGGTATCCAGCGATCGCCCGCCCTAGTCTTTACCCTGTGGCGATCGCCCCTATCCAGACAGACAGCTTAACCACGTCGAAATTAACAATCCTGCCTGTGAGTCGTAAATCTCGGATATCGATGGGATTTTATGTTTATATGCGTGAGCTCTTGGAATGGTCAGTGTGGCTACTACTCGGTTGTGCGATCGCCGCAGGATTCCAACTTTGGATATTGCCGCAGGTGACATCAAATGTGAATCCTTGGTCTGTGCTGCTGGCGGGTTTTGCGAGTCCTCAAGGTTTCGGACAACATTTTCAATTGGCGAGTCAATGGCTTTTGCGGGGTAATGCAGGCCATAGTTTAGGCTTTCTGCTGGGTAGTACTTTTGTGAGCTGTACAAGCCTTTGCCTCATGATTAATACTTTTCGTCCTAAGGCATTGATGTATCTCGTACTGTTGCTCTCTCTCTTGGCGATCACCCTAGACCTCTGGCTAAATTTCTACGTTTTTTAA